Proteins from one Mucilaginibacter jinjuensis genomic window:
- the prfH gene encoding peptide chain release factor H — translation MKKMIIQITSGKGPAECCRVVACVQNLMTKQAKQQGIELEVLENIPGEIKDTLLSATMMATGSNLDAFIKEWAGTVQWIAQSPYRKFHKRKNWFVGIAAFDVKDLMQWNPKDVKLETCRSAGPGGQNVNKVETAVRGTHLPSGLQVMAMDTRSQLENKKLCLARLEAKILVWQTEQLMAQQQSQWREHNALERGNPVKTIKAELL, via the coding sequence ATGAAAAAGATGATCATACAAATTACATCAGGTAAAGGCCCGGCAGAATGCTGCCGGGTTGTAGCCTGTGTGCAAAACCTGATGACGAAACAGGCCAAACAACAAGGTATTGAGCTGGAGGTATTGGAAAATATCCCGGGTGAAATTAAAGATACTTTACTTTCTGCAACCATGATGGCCACAGGTAGTAACCTGGATGCATTTATAAAAGAATGGGCCGGAACCGTACAATGGATAGCGCAAAGCCCTTATCGTAAATTTCACAAACGTAAAAACTGGTTTGTTGGCATTGCTGCTTTTGATGTGAAGGATTTGATGCAGTGGAACCCGAAAGATGTAAAACTGGAAACCTGCCGTTCAGCCGGTCCGGGTGGGCAGAATGTAAACAAGGTTGAAACCGCCGTGAGGGGAACACATTTGCCATCCGGGTTACAGGTAATGGCTATGGATACCCGCTCGCAGCTGGAAAACAAGAAACTCTGTTTAGCCCGGCTCGAAGCTAAAATACTGGTTTGGCAAACCGAGCAACTGATGGCCCAACAGCAAAGCCAATGGCGTGAGCACAATGCATTGGAGCGTGGCAACCCGGTTAAAACGATAAAAGCGGAATTACTTTAA
- a CDS encoding RNA ligase family protein, with the protein MAISQKYGRTYHYPFSPGTTSDDRIAHDYWEHLQHIPNLIHTEKLDGENNCLSKLGVFARSHAAPTTSAWTESLRRFWQLVKHDLGDLEIFGENLYAIHSIEYRKLEHHYYVFGIREHDRWLSWEETRFYADMLDLPTVPIVKKEETPKEQQQFETEMLALVNGAGAFEPYDVHDKTATTMEGIVSRNADRYSVDTFAQNVFKYVRKGHVKTDEHWTRNWKRAALINEGGKYVGI; encoded by the coding sequence ATGGCTATATCACAAAAATATGGTCGTACCTATCATTATCCGTTTTCGCCGGGCACAACCAGCGACGACCGTATAGCGCACGACTATTGGGAGCATCTGCAACACATCCCAAACTTAATACATACCGAAAAACTGGACGGCGAAAATAATTGCCTGTCCAAACTGGGCGTTTTTGCCCGTTCGCATGCTGCACCAACAACCTCTGCGTGGACAGAAAGTTTACGGCGTTTCTGGCAACTGGTAAAACATGACCTGGGCGATCTGGAAATCTTCGGTGAGAACCTTTATGCCATCCATTCCATTGAATATCGTAAGCTGGAACATCATTATTATGTATTCGGGATCCGGGAGCATGATCGTTGGCTAAGCTGGGAAGAAACCCGGTTTTATGCCGATATGCTCGATCTGCCTACAGTTCCGATAGTAAAAAAGGAAGAAACACCAAAGGAGCAGCAGCAATTTGAAACAGAAATGCTTGCGCTGGTAAACGGCGCCGGGGCGTTTGAGCCGTATGATGTACATGATAAAACAGCGACCACGATGGAAGGCATCGTGAGCAGAAATGCGGATCGTTACAGCGTTGATACATTCGCACAAAATGTATTTAAATATGTACGAAAAGGGCACGTTAAAACCGATGAGCACTGGACCCGTAACTGGAAACGTGCAGCATTAATAAACGAAGGAGGCAAGTATGTGGGTATTTAG